The Arthrobacter sp. NicSoilC5 genome has a window encoding:
- a CDS encoding AAA family ATPase, translating into MTVPSVFVVIGPAGSGKTTVAQKTARENNAAYLDKDRVCGRFVEFALKATGHDPTDRESNDYYRENLLPLEYDTLMDVAGANLRLGRSVVLDAPFGAYFDVPDFLTRAAEKFHWPSSETTVVRVRVPQDLLRERLTRRGLERDQWKLAHWDEYWSVYGSMECAWSGVRYQDFNNETPLPAQG; encoded by the coding sequence ATGACGGTCCCCAGTGTCTTCGTTGTTATTGGCCCAGCCGGCTCCGGCAAAACGACCGTCGCCCAAAAAACTGCCAGAGAAAACAACGCCGCATACCTCGACAAGGACCGGGTATGCGGACGCTTTGTCGAGTTCGCCCTAAAAGCAACCGGGCACGACCCGACCGACCGGGAATCAAACGACTACTACCGCGAGAACCTGCTCCCTCTCGAGTACGACACCCTCATGGACGTGGCCGGCGCCAACCTGCGCCTCGGCCGCTCCGTGGTGCTCGATGCCCCTTTCGGCGCCTACTTCGACGTACCGGACTTTTTGACGCGCGCGGCAGAAAAATTCCATTGGCCTTCATCCGAAACCACGGTGGTCCGGGTAAGAGTCCCACAGGACCTTCTGCGGGAGCGGCTCACCCGCCGCGGCCTGGAGCGCGACCAATGGAAGCTTGCCCACTGGGACGAGTACTGGTCCGTCTACGGAAGCATGGAATGCGCATGGTCCGGGGTGCGGTACCAGGACTTCAACAACGAAACACCGCTTCCTGCACAAGGGTAA